A portion of the Pseudarthrobacter defluvii genome contains these proteins:
- a CDS encoding RidA family protein, with amino-acid sequence MRKTFGSGSVWEQTLGYSRAVQVDNTLYISATAASGEDGVVGDDFYTQTQYILQKLGKVLADAGFAYEDVVQSKLYLTDISKWEEAGRAHGEVFGGIRPTLSLVHVLPFLDPKMLVEIELVAQKSA; translated from the coding sequence ATGCGCAAAACCTTCGGCAGCGGATCCGTCTGGGAACAGACCCTCGGTTACTCCCGTGCCGTCCAGGTGGACAACACCCTCTACATCTCAGCCACCGCTGCCAGCGGCGAGGACGGCGTGGTGGGGGATGACTTCTACACCCAGACCCAGTACATCCTGCAGAAACTCGGCAAGGTCCTGGCCGACGCCGGCTTCGCCTACGAGGACGTGGTGCAGTCCAAGCTGTACCTGACGGACATCAGCAAGTGGGAAGAGGCCGGCCGGGCCCACGGCGAAGTGTTTGGCGGGATCCGTCCTACCCTCTCCCTGGTCCACGTGCTCCCGTTCCTGGACCCGAAGATGCTTGTCGAGATCGAACTGGTCGCCCAGAAGAGCGCGTAA
- a CDS encoding inositol monophosphatase family protein — MTSASELLEVAKEAAAAGAKVLSGRNGNALDASNKGAAGDWVTAYDVAAESAVRDVISAARPGDSVTGEEQGTTRAAHPSGYRWSIDPLDGTTNFIRNIVYYATSVAVADADGVWQAGVVNAPALGRVYYAARGHGAWLEERGTVTRLDGPVPGRAGQILATGFSYEPEIRVQQAAAFGTLMDGFADVRRLGSAALDLCMVADGTHDAYGERGLNEHDFSAGALIAEEAGCWVRRPRLTSPLDGGPTDDERLDAWTCAASLELSGKFPL, encoded by the coding sequence ATGACGTCCGCTTCGGAGCTCCTGGAGGTGGCCAAAGAGGCCGCCGCGGCAGGCGCGAAGGTCCTGTCCGGCCGGAATGGCAACGCCCTGGACGCGAGCAACAAGGGAGCGGCGGGGGACTGGGTGACCGCCTACGACGTCGCTGCCGAGAGTGCCGTGCGGGATGTCATTTCCGCTGCCCGTCCAGGCGACAGCGTCACGGGTGAGGAACAGGGAACCACCCGCGCTGCCCACCCCAGCGGCTACCGCTGGTCCATCGACCCCCTGGACGGCACCACCAACTTCATCCGCAACATCGTCTACTACGCCACCTCAGTGGCAGTTGCCGATGCTGACGGCGTTTGGCAGGCCGGCGTCGTCAACGCCCCTGCCCTGGGCCGGGTGTACTACGCTGCCCGCGGCCACGGTGCGTGGCTGGAGGAGCGGGGCACCGTCACCAGGCTCGACGGACCGGTTCCGGGGCGCGCCGGGCAGATCCTGGCCACCGGGTTCAGCTATGAGCCGGAAATCCGCGTCCAACAGGCTGCGGCCTTCGGTACCCTGATGGACGGCTTTGCCGATGTCCGCCGCCTTGGGTCCGCCGCCCTGGACCTGTGCATGGTGGCGGATGGAACCCATGACGCCTACGGCGAGCGGGGGCTGAACGAGCACGACTTCTCGGCCGGCGCCCTGATCGCGGAGGAAGCCGGCTGCTGGGTGCGCAGGCCACGCCTCACCAGCCCCCTCGACGGCGGCCCCACCGACGACGAGCGCCTGGACGCCTGGACCTGCGCCGCCAGCCTGGAACTGTCCGGCAAGTTCCCGCTCTGA
- the ligA gene encoding NAD-dependent DNA ligase LigA, protein MSTGPGPAEKTDARPPAPHEPEAVPTEAIREEYENLADLVRKYRFAYYQEDAPLVSDAEFDALFRRLEEIEALHPELVANDSPTQEVGGEVSAAFAPVEHLQRMYSLEDVFSLEELEAWLNRAEASIEKIGDGGATAAWLTELKIDGLAVNLLYRDGKLVRAATRGDGTTGEDITHNLLTIKEIPQELRGSSFPAEMEVRGEVFIPSKAFAEFNEALIEAGKAPLANPRNAAAGSLRQKDPAETAKRPLKMFVHGIGAREGLVAGSQSETYGLLKEWGLPVSPYFEVLETRDDVLGFIKRYGDQRHKLLHEIDGIVIKVDDFATQRALGNTTRVPRWAVAYKYPPEEVHTKLLDIQVNVGRTGRVTPYGVMEPVKVAGSTVEMATLHNQDVVKAKGVKIGDIVILRKAGDVIPEIVGPVLNLRDQQDPPVRDFVMPTECPSCGTPLAPAKEGDVDVRCPNARSCPSQLRERVFHVAGRGAFDIEALGWEAAIALTQPTEPEVPPLTSEARLFDLTPEDLADVRIRREKKAKGVPTGEYELVPYFFSKGTAKSPSKPTATTQKLFKELEKAKTQPLWRVLVALSIRHVGPRASRALAQAFGSMDRIRAASEEELAHVDGVGPTIAAALKEWFAEDWHVEIIDRWAAAGVRMEDEQDESMPRTLEGLTVVVTGSLPNFSRDEAKEAILLRGGKAAGSVSKNTSYVVAGESAGTKLDKAEQLGIRVLDEDGFRQLLDGGPAALGDGGNEEATVPATAGEDTVEENTVGENTVEENA, encoded by the coding sequence GTGAGCACAGGACCAGGACCCGCAGAAAAGACCGACGCCCGGCCCCCGGCACCGCACGAACCAGAGGCGGTCCCCACCGAGGCCATCCGCGAGGAATACGAAAACCTTGCGGACCTGGTGCGGAAGTACCGGTTCGCGTACTACCAGGAGGACGCGCCGCTGGTATCGGACGCCGAATTCGACGCCCTTTTCCGCCGGCTCGAGGAGATCGAGGCGCTGCACCCGGAACTGGTGGCCAACGATTCACCTACCCAGGAAGTGGGCGGCGAGGTCTCCGCAGCGTTCGCGCCGGTGGAACACCTGCAGCGAATGTACAGCCTGGAGGACGTCTTCTCGCTGGAAGAGCTTGAAGCCTGGCTCAACCGGGCCGAGGCCAGCATCGAAAAAATCGGTGACGGCGGCGCCACGGCAGCCTGGCTGACCGAACTCAAGATCGACGGCCTGGCCGTCAACCTCCTATACCGGGACGGCAAGCTGGTGCGCGCTGCCACCCGCGGTGACGGCACCACGGGTGAGGACATCACCCACAACCTCCTCACCATCAAGGAAATCCCGCAGGAACTGCGCGGCAGCAGCTTCCCGGCCGAGATGGAGGTGCGCGGTGAAGTCTTCATCCCCTCCAAGGCCTTCGCGGAGTTCAACGAAGCACTGATCGAAGCCGGCAAGGCCCCGCTGGCCAACCCCCGGAACGCCGCAGCCGGGTCGCTGCGCCAGAAGGACCCGGCCGAGACGGCCAAGCGGCCGCTGAAGATGTTCGTCCACGGCATCGGCGCCCGGGAGGGGCTTGTTGCCGGCAGCCAGTCGGAAACGTATGGGCTGCTCAAGGAATGGGGCCTGCCTGTCAGCCCGTATTTCGAGGTACTGGAAACCCGCGACGATGTCCTGGGCTTCATCAAGCGGTACGGCGACCAGCGCCACAAGCTGCTCCATGAGATCGACGGCATCGTGATCAAGGTGGATGACTTCGCCACCCAGCGGGCCCTGGGCAACACCACCCGCGTTCCCCGCTGGGCCGTGGCCTACAAGTACCCGCCGGAGGAAGTCCACACCAAGCTGCTGGACATCCAGGTCAACGTGGGCCGAACCGGACGCGTCACCCCCTACGGCGTCATGGAGCCGGTCAAGGTTGCCGGTTCCACCGTGGAGATGGCCACCCTGCACAACCAGGACGTGGTCAAAGCCAAGGGCGTCAAGATCGGCGACATCGTCATCCTGCGGAAGGCGGGCGACGTCATTCCGGAGATCGTGGGCCCGGTCCTGAACCTCCGTGACCAGCAGGACCCGCCCGTACGCGACTTTGTCATGCCTACCGAATGCCCCTCCTGCGGAACACCGCTGGCCCCGGCCAAGGAAGGGGACGTGGATGTCCGCTGCCCCAACGCCAGGTCCTGCCCGTCACAGCTGCGCGAGCGGGTGTTCCATGTAGCCGGCCGGGGTGCCTTCGATATCGAGGCCCTGGGTTGGGAAGCGGCCATCGCACTGACCCAGCCCACCGAACCCGAGGTGCCGCCGCTGACCTCCGAAGCACGGCTCTTCGACCTCACCCCCGAGGACCTGGCCGACGTCAGGATCCGGCGCGAGAAAAAGGCCAAGGGAGTCCCTACGGGCGAGTACGAGCTGGTGCCCTACTTCTTCAGCAAGGGCACCGCCAAGTCGCCGTCCAAGCCCACGGCCACTACGCAGAAGCTCTTCAAGGAACTCGAAAAGGCCAAGACGCAGCCCCTGTGGCGCGTCCTGGTTGCCTTGTCCATCCGGCACGTTGGTCCCCGCGCATCCCGGGCCCTGGCACAGGCGTTCGGCTCCATGGACCGCATCCGCGCAGCCTCCGAGGAGGAACTGGCCCACGTGGACGGGGTGGGGCCCACCATCGCCGCCGCCCTGAAGGAATGGTTCGCCGAGGACTGGCACGTGGAGATCATCGACCGTTGGGCCGCCGCTGGGGTGCGCATGGAGGACGAGCAGGACGAGTCCATGCCACGCACCCTCGAAGGGCTCACCGTGGTGGTCACCGGCTCCCTGCCCAACTTCAGCCGCGACGAGGCCAAGGAAGCCATCCTGCTCCGGGGCGGTAAGGCCGCGGGCTCCGTTTCCAAGAACACCAGCTACGTCGTGGCCGGCGAAAGCGCCGGCACCAAGCTGGACAAGGCAGAACAGCTGGGAATCCGCGTGCTCGACGAGGACGGGTTCCGGCAATTGCTCGACGGCGGCCCGGCAGCGTTGGGTGACGGCGGCAACGAAGAGGCGACCGTGCCGGCCACTGCGGGGGAGGACACTGTCGAGGAAAACACTGTCGGGGAGAACACTGTCGAGGAGAACGCATGA
- a CDS encoding sensor histidine kinase, whose product MQRSTSRQPLRFSTQTLLLQLAVVLLVVLLSTAVHAWLTYDRVGGDAENQALTLARTVASDPEVRADVLAISDKPGTPPPAELLAGPLQASAEAARTRTGALFVVITDETGIRLAHPDPQRLGEKVSTDPSEALSGQEITTRNTGTLGPSAGAKVPVYAPGTSTVVGEVSVGYSMETVAQSVARDIGPVALTAAGALLAGILGSFLLRRRLQRLTLGLEPEEISTLVHDQVAVLQGVDDGVIGVSADGRVSVFNAAAQRLLDLPDLSGSRWEDAPVPEQLKSLTRPASATAGPGVSTSAVSTPDALELVAGGRVLVVNARKALHRREDLGWVVMLRDRTELQELTRQLDAVGTMSTALRAQRHEFANQLHTLAGFLGIGQHQEARDYLAGLAATGPLKFPVDQAELLQDPYLQAFVGAKGVEADERGVALRIGPETLVRGQVTDAQDVTTVLGNLIDNAVNAAVAGSAADRWVELEVLDEPGDDDGTLHVVVADSGDGLAEGTDTESVFAEGFTTASGPVRAGGGQGFGLALARQLARRRGGDVKVLERGGRGGPGAVFMATLPHTTAGSPTLKTTGEAGKEKNG is encoded by the coding sequence ATGCAGCGATCCACGTCCCGGCAGCCGCTGCGGTTTTCCACCCAGACGCTGCTGCTCCAGCTGGCCGTGGTGCTGCTGGTGGTGCTGCTGAGCACTGCCGTTCACGCCTGGCTGACCTACGACCGGGTGGGCGGCGACGCGGAGAACCAGGCATTGACGCTGGCCCGGACGGTGGCCTCCGATCCGGAGGTCCGCGCCGACGTACTCGCCATCAGCGACAAGCCCGGCACTCCCCCGCCGGCCGAGCTCCTGGCCGGTCCGCTGCAGGCGTCGGCGGAGGCGGCGCGCACCCGGACCGGGGCGCTGTTCGTGGTGATCACCGACGAAACGGGCATCCGGCTGGCCCATCCGGATCCGCAACGGCTTGGCGAAAAGGTGAGCACCGATCCTTCCGAGGCATTGTCCGGGCAGGAGATCACCACCCGGAACACCGGAACGCTGGGACCTTCCGCCGGGGCGAAGGTTCCCGTGTATGCGCCGGGCACCAGCACGGTGGTGGGCGAGGTGAGCGTGGGCTACTCCATGGAAACCGTGGCCCAGAGTGTGGCGCGCGACATCGGTCCCGTTGCCCTGACGGCCGCGGGTGCCCTGCTCGCCGGGATCCTGGGGTCATTCCTGCTGCGCCGCCGCCTGCAGCGCCTCACCCTGGGGTTGGAACCGGAGGAGATCAGCACGCTGGTCCACGACCAGGTGGCGGTGCTGCAGGGCGTTGACGACGGCGTCATCGGCGTCAGTGCCGACGGGCGGGTCAGCGTCTTTAACGCCGCGGCGCAGCGGCTGCTTGATTTGCCGGACTTGTCCGGATCCCGCTGGGAGGACGCGCCGGTCCCCGAACAGCTGAAGTCCCTGACCCGGCCGGCGTCTGCAACTGCCGGTCCTGGCGTTTCCACCAGCGCGGTTTCAACACCTGACGCCCTCGAGCTCGTGGCCGGCGGCCGGGTGCTGGTGGTGAATGCGCGCAAGGCCCTGCACCGCCGGGAGGACCTTGGCTGGGTGGTCATGCTGCGCGACCGCACGGAACTGCAGGAGCTGACGCGGCAACTCGACGCCGTCGGCACCATGTCCACCGCGCTGCGCGCCCAGCGGCACGAGTTCGCCAACCAGCTGCACACCCTTGCCGGCTTCCTGGGCATCGGACAGCACCAGGAAGCGCGCGACTACCTTGCAGGGCTTGCAGCCACCGGCCCGCTGAAGTTCCCGGTGGACCAGGCCGAGCTGCTCCAGGACCCGTACCTGCAGGCGTTCGTCGGTGCCAAGGGCGTGGAGGCCGACGAGCGGGGCGTCGCACTGCGCATCGGGCCGGAGACCCTGGTCCGCGGGCAGGTGACGGATGCCCAGGATGTCACCACGGTGCTGGGGAACCTGATCGACAATGCGGTCAACGCCGCCGTGGCGGGCTCAGCGGCGGACCGCTGGGTTGAGCTGGAGGTGCTGGATGAGCCAGGCGACGACGACGGCACGCTGCACGTCGTGGTGGCGGACTCGGGTGACGGGCTGGCGGAGGGCACCGACACGGAAAGCGTGTTTGCTGAAGGTTTCACAACGGCCTCCGGGCCGGTGCGTGCCGGCGGCGGGCAGGGCTTTGGGCTGGCGCTGGCGCGCCAGTTGGCGCGCCGCCGGGGCGGCGACGTGAAGGTGCTGGAACGCGGGGGCAGGGGTGGGCCCGGCGCCGTGTTCATGGCGACCCTTCCGCACACGACGGCGGGAAGCCCCACATTAAAGACCACGGGGGAAGCCGGAAAGGAAAAGAATGGCTGA
- a CDS encoding GNAT family N-acetyltransferase, whose product MHKQLTIRPAVKADFDAVARITGDSYLSAGYFDDAAHPYMVKIMDVAARAEQATIWVAEREGTVIGSVTLALAGEPYADIAQQDELEFRMLVVDPAVQRSGAGKAMVDAILSYAKTLPGIKGVSLTTGQAWESAHGLYRKTGFQRVPERDWFVPGTDTKLLVYRRDL is encoded by the coding sequence GTGCACAAGCAGTTGACCATCCGTCCCGCCGTCAAGGCCGATTTCGACGCCGTTGCCCGCATCACCGGCGACTCCTACCTGTCCGCCGGCTACTTCGACGACGCCGCCCACCCGTACATGGTCAAGATCATGGACGTTGCGGCCCGCGCCGAGCAGGCCACCATCTGGGTGGCAGAACGGGAAGGAACCGTCATCGGTTCGGTCACCCTGGCGCTGGCCGGGGAACCGTACGCGGACATCGCCCAGCAGGACGAGCTGGAATTCCGCATGCTGGTGGTGGACCCGGCCGTGCAGCGCAGCGGTGCCGGCAAGGCCATGGTGGATGCCATCCTCAGCTATGCGAAAACCCTTCCCGGCATCAAGGGAGTGTCCCTCACCACCGGCCAGGCCTGGGAAAGCGCCCACGGCCTGTACCGCAAGACCGGGTTCCAGCGCGTGCCCGAGCGGGACTGGTTCGTTCCCGGCACCGACACAAAACTGCTGGTTTATCGGCGCGACCTGTAG
- a CDS encoding response regulator, producing MADDFRVLIVDDDFHVAKLHAAYVDSVAGFLALAPVGTASLALQAIHSLRPDLVLLDVYLPDASGLDLLQQLDVDTIILSAASDPASVRVAFRRGALGYLLKPFTSESLSQQLRSYARYRRLLGQPGALDQEAVERAKRSLIPGDVTPSSKPRSATEAAVLESLAPGEQYSAAEVASRVGVSRATAQRYLSSLADDGAVDIQLRYGTTGRPEHRYGLPGR from the coding sequence ATGGCTGACGATTTTCGGGTCCTGATCGTGGACGACGACTTCCACGTAGCCAAGCTGCACGCCGCCTATGTGGATTCTGTGGCAGGCTTCCTTGCCCTGGCGCCCGTTGGCACGGCGTCGCTGGCGCTGCAAGCCATACACAGCCTGCGGCCGGACCTGGTGCTCCTGGATGTGTACCTTCCGGACGCCTCCGGCCTGGACCTTCTCCAGCAGTTGGATGTGGACACGATCATTCTCAGCGCCGCCTCCGATCCGGCGTCGGTCCGGGTGGCGTTCCGCCGTGGGGCCCTGGGGTACCTGCTCAAGCCCTTCACGTCGGAGTCGCTGTCGCAGCAGCTGCGCTCTTACGCCCGTTACCGGCGCCTCCTGGGCCAGCCCGGGGCATTGGACCAGGAGGCGGTGGAACGCGCGAAACGGTCGCTGATTCCGGGAGACGTCACGCCGTCGTCGAAACCCCGCTCCGCAACGGAGGCCGCGGTGCTGGAATCACTGGCCCCGGGCGAGCAGTACTCTGCCGCCGAGGTGGCCTCCCGGGTGGGCGTCTCGCGCGCCACCGCCCAGCGCTACCTGTCGTCCCTGGCCGACGACGGCGCGGTGGACATCCAGCTCCGCTACGGCACCACCGGCAGGCCGGAGCACCGCTACGGCCTGCCGGGAAGGTAG